In Terriglobia bacterium, the DNA window ATCACCCAGGCCAACGTCAACCAGGCCAAGGGGGCATTCGACGGCGCGCGCCAGTCGTACTCGATCTGGGCGAACGACCAGCTCCTCTCGAGCGAGCAGTACCGGCCGCTGGTCGTCGCGTACCGCGACGGCGCTCCCGTGCGTCTCCAGGATCTCGCGACGGTCGACGACGACGCCGAGAACGTGAAGCAGGCCGCGTGGGCGGGCGGGACGCCGGCGGTCATCGTCAACATCCAGCGCCAGCCCGGCGCCAACATCATCGCGGTGGTCGATCGGATCAAGAGCCTGCTCCCCCAGCTTCGCGCCTCCTTGCCGTCCGCGGTGACGGTGTCGATCCTGACCGACCGCACCACGACGATCCGCGCCTCGGTCAACGACGTCGAGCTCGAGCTGATGCTCACCATCGCGCTCGTCGTGATGGTCATCTTCGTCTTCTTGCGCACCGCCGCCGGTACCGTGATCCCCAGCGTCGCGGTCCCGCTCTCCCTCGTCGGGACCTTCGGCGTGATGGCGCTGCTCGGCTACAGCCTGAACAACCTCACCCTCATGGCCCTGACGATCTCCACCGGCTTTGTCGTCGATGACGCGATCGTGATGATCGAGAACATCAGCCGCTACATCGAGGAGGGAGTCCCTCCCCTGGAGGCGGCGCTCCGAGGGTCGGCGCAGATCGGATTCACCATCCTCTCGCTGACGGTGTCGCTCATCGCCGTTCTGATCCCCCTGCTGTTCATGGGCGACGTCGTCGGCCGGCTGTTCCGGGAGTTCGCCGTCACGCTGTCGGTGACGATCCTGATCTCGGCCGTCGTGTCGCTGACGCTCACGCCGATGATGTGCGCCAGGCTGCTGCGGCACAGGCCGCCGTCGGAGCGGACCCGGATCTACCGCGCGTCGCAACGCGCGTTCGAGGGGGTCATCGCGGCCTACGGCCGGTCGCTCACCTGGGTGCTCGGGCGCCAGAAGGCGACGCTCGTGGTGGCGGTCCTCACGCTGATCGCGACCGTCCTCCTCTACGCCGTCGTCCCCAAGGGGTTCTTCCCGGTGCAGGACACCGGGGTGGTCCTGGGCATCTCGGAGGCGCCGCAGACGGTGTCGTTCCCCGCGATGGCCGAGCGGCAACGGTCGCTGGCTCGGGTGATCCTCGAGGACCCCGCGGTGGAGAGCCTCTCGTCGTTCATCGGCATCGACGGCACCAACACGACGATGAACAGCGGGCGGATCCAGATCAACCTGAAACCCCTCGAGACGCGGAAGGCGGGCGCCGGCGAGATCATAAGGCGCCTTAAGCTGCAGCTCAGGAGGGTCGAGGGGATCACGCTCTTCATGCAGCCCGTGCAGGACCTGACCGTCGAGGACCGGGTCAGCCGGACGCAGTTCCAGTACACCCTCGAGGATCCGGACGCGGCGGAGCTCGCGCTGTGGGCGCCGCGATTCGTCGCGCGCCTCGCGAAGCTCGAGGAGCTCCGCGACGTCGCGAGCGACCAGCAGACCGAGGGACTGGAGGCACGCGTCGTCCTCGACCGCGCCACCGCCTCCCGCTTCGGCATCACCCCCCAAATGCTCGACGACGCGCTGTACGACTCCTTCGGCCAGAGGCAGGTCTCGACGATGTTCACCGAGCTGAACCAGTATCGCGTGGTGCTGGAGTCGCAGCCGGGGTTTGAGAAGCGCCCCGACGACCTGCGGAGCGTCTACCTGCGGTCGGGCGGAGGGAGCGCGGTGCCGCTCGGCGCGTTCACGGAGATCCGGACGGCCAGCGCGCCCCTGGCCGTGAACCACCAGGGGCAGTTCCCCGCGGTCACGCTCTCCTTCAACCTCGCCCCCGGCGCGTCGCTGGGGGACGCGGTGAAGTCCATCGAGCGGGCCCGGGAGGACGTCGGGCTTCCCGCGAGCATCCAGTACGGCTTCCAGGGGACGGCGCAGGCGTTCCGGGCGTCGCTCGTCAACACGCCGTTCCTGATCCTGGCGGCGATCGTCACCGTGTACATCCTGCTGGGAGTGCTCTACGAGAGCTACATCCACCCCGTGACGATCCTCTCGACCCTGCCGTCGGCGGGGGTCGGCGCTCTGCTGTCGCTGATGATCACGAGGAACGACTTCTCGGTCATCGCGCTGATCGGCATCATCCTGCTCATCGGCATCGTCGAGAAGAACGCGATCATGATGATCGACTTCGCCCTGGACGCGCAGAGGAACCAGGGCAAGAGCCCGGCCGACGCGATCTACCAGGCGGCGCTGCTGCGGTTCCGTCCGATCCTGATGACGACCATGGCGGCGCTGTTCGCCGGCATTCCCCTGGCCCTGGGCTCGGGGATCGGGTCGGAGCTGCGCCGGCCGCTGGGCATCGCGATCGTCGGCGGCCTCATCTTCAGCCAGATGCTCACGCTGTTCACGACCCCGGTGATCTACCTGGCGTTCGACCGCGTGTCCCGGCGTCTCGCCCGCCGCGGGGCGGAGGGAGATCGGGAGGCCTCAGGCGCGCTCCGGCCCGCGGAGGGCGCTTGACCTTCTCCTCGATCTCCGCGCCGTTCATCCGGCGGCCGGTCG includes these proteins:
- a CDS encoding multidrug efflux RND transporter permease subunit, with amino-acid sequence MNPSRPFILRPVATSLLMVGLLIAGAIGYRELPVSALPQVEYPTIQIVTFYPGASPDVMASAVTAPLERQFGQMPGLNQMTSSSSAGSSLITLQFVLELNIDVAEQEVQAAINAAGTYLPRDLPNPPIYSKINPADAPILTLALTSESLPLSKVEDYADTRFAQKISQLPGVGLVSISGGQKPAVRVRVNPTALASFGLTMEDVRAAITQANVNQAKGAFDGARQSYSIWANDQLLSSEQYRPLVVAYRDGAPVRLQDLATVDDDAENVKQAAWAGGTPAVIVNIQRQPGANIIAVVDRIKSLLPQLRASLPSAVTVSILTDRTTTIRASVNDVELELMLTIALVVMVIFVFLRTAAGTVIPSVAVPLSLVGTFGVMALLGYSLNNLTLMALTISTGFVVDDAIVMIENISRYIEEGVPPLEAALRGSAQIGFTILSLTVSLIAVLIPLLFMGDVVGRLFREFAVTLSVTILISAVVSLTLTPMMCARLLRHRPPSERTRIYRASQRAFEGVIAAYGRSLTWVLGRQKATLVVAVLTLIATVLLYAVVPKGFFPVQDTGVVLGISEAPQTVSFPAMAERQRSLARVILEDPAVESLSSFIGIDGTNTTMNSGRIQINLKPLETRKAGAGEIIRRLKLQLRRVEGITLFMQPVQDLTVEDRVSRTQFQYTLEDPDAAELALWAPRFVARLAKLEELRDVASDQQTEGLEARVVLDRATASRFGITPQMLDDALYDSFGQRQVSTMFTELNQYRVVLESQPGFEKRPDDLRSVYLRSGGGSAVPLGAFTEIRTASAPLAVNHQGQFPAVTLSFNLAPGASLGDAVKSIERAREDVGLPASIQYGFQGTAQAFRASLVNTPFLILAAIVTVYILLGVLYESYIHPVTILSTLPSAGVGALLSLMITRNDFSVIALIGIILLIGIVEKNAIMMIDFALDAQRNQGKSPADAIYQAALLRFRPILMTTMAALFAGIPLALGSGIGSELRRPLGIAIVGGLIFSQMLTLFTTPVIYLAFDRVSRRLARRGAEGDREASGALRPAEGA